The Chitinivorax sp. B genome window below encodes:
- a CDS encoding DNA-3-methyladenine glycosylase I, with amino-acid sequence MNTIKRCDWVTDSVLYQHYHDEEWGVPVRDDRLLFEYLILEGVQAGLSWITVLNKRAHYREVYDHFDARRIASYDEAKQAALLADPGIVRNRLKVGAAVINAQSFLKIQDQFGSFDTYIWQFVGGQPRQNTWAVQKDVPAKTAESDAMSKDLTKRGFKFVGSTICYAFMQATGMVNDHIVTCHCHAAASR; translated from the coding sequence ATGAACACCATCAAACGATGTGATTGGGTAACCGATAGCGTTTTATATCAACACTATCACGATGAAGAATGGGGCGTTCCCGTACGTGATGATCGGCTGTTGTTCGAGTACCTGATACTGGAAGGGGTACAAGCCGGCTTATCCTGGATCACCGTATTGAACAAACGAGCCCACTACCGTGAGGTATATGATCATTTCGATGCCAGACGAATCGCCAGCTATGACGAAGCCAAGCAGGCCGCACTGCTGGCCGATCCCGGTATTGTTCGCAATCGCTTGAAAGTTGGCGCGGCTGTGATTAATGCCCAGTCCTTTCTCAAGATACAGGATCAATTCGGTAGTTTTGACACCTACATCTGGCAGTTTGTCGGCGGCCAGCCACGTCAGAATACCTGGGCAGTTCAAAAAGATGTACCTGCCAAGACGGCTGAATCAGATGCGATGAGCAAAGATTTGACCAAGCGCGGGTTCAAGTTTGTCGGCAGCACTATCTGCTATGCCTTCATGCAGGCAACGGGCATGGTCAATGACCACATCGTTACCTGCCATTGCCACGCAGCAGCCAGTCGATAA